In a genomic window of Pseudoliparis swirei isolate HS2019 ecotype Mariana Trench chromosome 20, NWPU_hadal_v1, whole genome shotgun sequence:
- the fxyd6 gene encoding FXYD domain-containing ion transport regulator 6, translating into METILLFFSSLLVCVAAVSEDSGQVEEKKTVENPFIYDYETLRIGGLAFAVVLFALGILLILSRRCRCSINQKPRAPRDEETQEENLIVSKAAVAATETPAEN; encoded by the exons ATGGAAACTATtttgctcttcttctcttcGCTCCTGGTGTGTGTGGCTG CTGTATCAGAGGACAGTGGGCAAG ttgaggagaagaagacagtTGAAAACCCGTTTATTTATG ACTACGAGACCCTGAGGATCGGGGGCTTGGCCTTCGCCGTGGTGTTGTTCGCTCTGggcatcctcctcatcctca GTCGGCGATGTCGCTGCAGCATCAACCAGAAGCCCAG GGCGCCCCGAgatgaggagacacaggaggagaACCTGATCGTCTCCAAGG CTGCAGTTGCTGCCACAGAGACTCCGGCCGAGAACTGA